TTTATCCAGAATTCCCGCAAACGTTGAAACCTCCACTTTTGTTTACTTTTTAAGCACTTATCGATTTAGAAAATTCACGATACGGCTCTTATAAACTTTATTTACTGCTATATCAGATTTGATTATTATGGACAACTTGTTGGAAATAATTGCGCTGCAAGTAGGCCCGGCAGAAGCAATTGCATACCTATTTGTAGTAATGCTTATCATAATAATTTTGTCCGCCTCTATTAAGGTTGTTAGGGAATATGAACGTGGCATCATCTTTAGACTGGGTCGTTTTATTGGGGCTAAAGGTCCAGGTCTATTCTTCTTAATACCAATAATTGACAGGTTTGTTAAAGTAGACCTTCGAACGGTCGTCGTTGACATACCAAGACAGAAGGTTGTGACAAAAGATAACGTAAGCGTTGATGTCGACGCCGCCGTTTATTACCGCGTTATTGACCCAGCAAAGGCGATTCTTCAAGTTGAGAATTATACACAGGCAACTAACCTTTTAGCCCAAACAACTTTGAGAGACGTACTTGGGCAAGTTGAGCTTGATGAGCTGCTTACCAGGAGGGACGAACTTGGGAAGAGGATCAGTGGCATAGTTGACGAACTTACAGAGCCTTGGGGGATAAAAGTTAGCATGGTTGCGCTGAAAGATATCACGATGCCCGAAACGATGGTTAGAGCAATAGCCAAGCAAGCAGAGGCAGAAAGGGAGAAACGCTCCAGAATAATCATAGCCGAGGGTGAACTAATGGCATCGGAGAAGTTGGCGGCAGCTGCAAAACAGTACAGCGAGCAGCCAATTTCGCTACGCCTGAGAGAATTACAGACGTTGACAGAGATTGCTAGAGAAAGAAACCTCGTTGTAGTAACGACGACTACGGATGCTTCTTCATTAGCAAGCATGGTTGGTTTGATAAAAGGGATGGGTAAGGAGGATAAAGGTCCCAAAGAATGAGGTCCCGTGCTATTTTTGTTCTACTAACGTTACCGTTATTTGCTCTTTTTTTATTTCAACTAGGTTCAGCTAGTCCCGAACAGCCTAAAGTACTCACTGTCAGGATAGAAGGAACGATAACAACCGCCACGTCAAACTTGGTAAAAGAAGCTCTAGAATACGCTATCGTAAACAGATACGATACACTCCTAATAACTATGGATACGACTGGAGGTTTACTTTCAGCAACTTTCGAAATAGTGGATGCCATAGAGCGCTCTAAAATACCTGTTATAGTTTACGTTTATCCGTCAGGGAGTAGAGGTTGGTCTGCAGGTACCTTTATACTTCTGGCATCTCACGTTGCAGCGATGGCACCTTACTCTCTTATAGGCTCATGTCAACCAATTAGTTACTCGCCGTTTGGTGACCCTGAACCCATCCGAGACGAAAAGACGATAAATGCTCTTACGGCTTATATCGCAGAAAGGGCCAGAATGCATGGGCGAAACGAGACCGCCGCGAAACTTTTCGTTACACATAATCTGAACCTAAACGAAGAATTAGCGCTAAGGTATGGTGTGATAGATGTGGTAGCATCGGAGATAGACGAACTGTTGACAAAAATAAATGGAAAAAGTGTAGAGGTACTCGGTCAGAACTTCACTTTGAATACAAAAGGTGCTGTTGTGCACCATTACGAACCGAGTTTAAGGGTGATGTTTCTGAACATCATAAACGATCCAATAATTGCGTCCTTAGCTTTTCTTGTAGGTCTTTATGCGTTGATATTCGGTATATCGGCTCCCGGCCATCTTGCAGAAATAATCGGTGCTTTTCTACTCATACTTGGCCTGATAGGGCTAGGGTTTAATATTAACATAGCAGCCCTTTTGTTCCTAATAATAGGTGCGATTCTTATGATAGCGGAAGCCTATACGCCGGGATTCGGCATCCTTGGAGGTTCCGGTTTCCTGTTCATAATTGTCGGAAGCTTGCTTTTAATACCCTTCGGTAGCATACAGTGGTTAGCAAGCGAGGATTTTTACAGAATCTTCTTCGGTATAATCATAAGCTCGGCATTGGTTATAGGTGGTTTCACACTATTCATGGTGTATAAAGTTGTAAAGGCGAGGAGACGGAAGCCTCTAATTAAGGATATAATCAACGAAATAGTTTACGTAGTAGACGAGTTGGGACCGGATAAGTATGGTTTTGTTAAATATTCAGGCGAATACTGGACAGCAAAGTCGCAAGAAACGATAAAACCTGGCAGTAAGGCTGTGGTTATAGGCAAAGAGGGGCATGTACTCGTTGTGAAACGCTTAGAAGAGAAATGATTAAAAATCAAACAGTTAAATTTATCTTACGCTAGATTTTCGAAAGTGAGACGATGGTAGACATTAATACAAAAGAAGCCTATCTGAAGATACTGGAAAATGTGATGGCAGAAGTTAAATCTGTCACTAGTAAGTCCG
Above is a window of Aigarchaeota archaeon DNA encoding:
- a CDS encoding slipin family protein, coding for MDNLLEIIALQVGPAEAIAYLFVVMLIIIILSASIKVVREYERGIIFRLGRFIGAKGPGLFFLIPIIDRFVKVDLRTVVVDIPRQKVVTKDNVSVDVDAAVYYRVIDPAKAILQVENYTQATNLLAQTTLRDVLGQVELDELLTRRDELGKRISGIVDELTEPWGIKVSMVALKDITMPETMVRAIAKQAEAEREKRSRIIIAEGELMASEKLAAAAKQYSEQPISLRLRELQTLTEIARERNLVVVTTTTDASSLASMVGLIKGMGKEDKGPKE
- a CDS encoding nodulation protein NfeD, with the translated sequence MRSRAIFVLLTLPLFALFLFQLGSASPEQPKVLTVRIEGTITTATSNLVKEALEYAIVNRYDTLLITMDTTGGLLSATFEIVDAIERSKIPVIVYVYPSGSRGWSAGTFILLASHVAAMAPYSLIGSCQPISYSPFGDPEPIRDEKTINALTAYIAERARMHGRNETAAKLFVTHNLNLNEELALRYGVIDVVASEIDELLTKINGKSVEVLGQNFTLNTKGAVVHHYEPSLRVMFLNIINDPIIASLAFLVGLYALIFGISAPGHLAEIIGAFLLILGLIGLGFNINIAALLFLIIGAILMIAEAYTPGFGILGGSGFLFIIVGSLLLIPFGSIQWLASEDFYRIFFGIIISSALVIGGFTLFMVYKVVKARRRKPLIKDIINEIVYVVDELGPDKYGFVKYSGEYWTAKSQETIKPGSKAVVIGKEGHVLVVKRLEEK